The following are encoded in a window of Clostridium thermarum genomic DNA:
- a CDS encoding YvrJ family protein, with protein MDDFLKGVANTGFPIVVAGYLLIRIEGKLDNLSASINKLSTVISVKLGSKDEDKGA; from the coding sequence ATGGACGATTTTTTAAAGGGGGTGGCCAACACCGGGTTTCCTATTGTGGTAGCAGGCTACCTGCTGATCAGGATAGAAGGCAAGCTGGATAACCTATCCGCATCTATAAACAAGCTGTCCACGGTCATATCCGTAAAACTAGGCAGCAAGGATGAAGATAAGGGGGCATAG
- a CDS encoding LacI family DNA-binding transcriptional regulator: MSSNIKDVAKLANVSISTVSRVINNAPNVQPETREKVMAAVKKLNFKPNRIAQSLGGGSFNSIGVVSARSSNQAFVPLALQSISEVADKKGYEIILNNSTDELKEIEKCLSMINSKVIQGLILLSSKVNDLLIEKLYEINFPFVVMGKVSNDYLAKRVYTVDTDNVADCKEAVNYLIECNHKRIACIHAPLNYVVSKERLDGYIEAHKEALLPVDYSLIANGGYDINEAYEATLKLLKSPNPPTAIFATDDIKAVGAYKAILELGLKIPEDISIIGHNNYDISQITTPPLTTIDVPILQLGKVTTEILFNLIEGKIPPVRTLLDTKFIVRGSCRKL, from the coding sequence ATGAGTTCGAATATCAAGGATGTAGCAAAACTTGCTAACGTTTCTATATCAACCGTTTCCAGAGTAATCAACAACGCCCCCAATGTTCAGCCGGAGACCAGAGAAAAGGTAATGGCCGCCGTAAAGAAATTGAACTTTAAGCCCAACAGAATAGCACAAAGCCTTGGAGGCGGTTCATTTAATTCCATAGGCGTAGTTTCTGCTCGTTCTTCCAATCAGGCTTTCGTACCACTGGCGCTCCAATCTATTTCAGAGGTGGCAGATAAGAAAGGCTATGAAATTATACTAAATAATTCAACAGATGAGCTAAAGGAAATAGAAAAGTGTTTATCAATGATCAACAGCAAGGTAATCCAAGGGCTGATTTTGCTTAGTTCCAAGGTAAATGACTTGCTTATAGAAAAGTTGTATGAAATAAATTTTCCCTTTGTAGTCATGGGTAAAGTGTCAAATGACTATTTGGCCAAAAGGGTCTACACAGTGGATACGGACAACGTTGCCGACTGTAAAGAGGCAGTAAATTATCTCATAGAGTGCAATCATAAAAGAATAGCTTGTATTCACGCTCCCCTAAATTACGTAGTAAGCAAGGAGCGTCTTGACGGATATATTGAAGCCCATAAGGAAGCCTTGTTACCGGTAGATTATTCACTGATTGCAAACGGTGGCTATGATATAAACGAGGCCTATGAAGCTACCCTAAAGCTTTTAAAGAGTCCTAACCCGCCAACGGCCATATTTGCAACGGACGATATCAAGGCAGTAGGTGCCTATAAGGCCATCCTTGAATTAGGACTTAAGATCCCGGAAGATATCTCCATCATAGGACACAATAACTACGATATTTCTCAAATAACAACCCCACCCCTCACAACCATAGATGTTCCTATTTTACAATTGGGTAAGGTTACCACAGAGATTCTTTTTAATCTGATAGAAGGAAAGATCCCACCGGTAAGAACCCTGTTGGATACTAAATTTATAGTGAGAGGCTCCTGCAGGAAACTATAG
- a CDS encoding glycoside hydrolase family 65 protein produces the protein MLNYNRGTGEYKNWIVEETSFDDRYQGKCESIMALGNGYLGLRSAFEEPYLGQTRNLFIAGTYNKFDRQEVTELPNAADITEMVISMNGEVFSLKDGRILEYSRQLNLKTGELIRLVLWQNKRGEEYKILFRRFVSLEDRHLIGMKVEITPISKDADISVRTGINGRQTNSGVQHFHDGDKRVYDNKYIQLLQKTTETKIDFVFNSTVNFYLNDKVLNCKLTYSLQRRSLYCSSMVTVAKGETLTVEKVNNIFTSLDNDLNIYNNLDIYKDIDIHKDLTADKDLEKLKKLSLDHLVKNSGLRYDDLFENSRNKWAEYWEKATVEIQTDNDFDVLALRFAQYHLLIMTPFHDERFSVGAKALTGEGYKGHVFWDTEIFILPYFQYTFPDIAKKLLKYRYITIEGARNKAKKFGYRGAMYPWETAFTGEEETPEWAAINIMTGKATKVWSGIKEHHITADIAYAVWNYYLSTKDEDFMDLYGCKIIFECAEFWYSRLWWNLEKNRYEIKDVIGPDEYTEHINNNAYTNYLAHFTIETSIDLYDMAVSKGWSHIGDLDEKLNLKERIDNYKAALDSIYLPKPNDDHIIPQDDTFLTKPCIDLTKYKNSDEKQTILKDYTRDAVVNMQILKQADVVMLLYLLRAYFDERVKRGNWQYYEERTIHDSSLSAAVHSIVASDFGDTESAYRFFKKAAEIDLGQNMISSNEGIHAASMGGIWLAVIMGFGGITNDDGVLSINPKLPKAWIKLSFALYWMGERINISIDGQEIRVAKESESIINITIKGNIYLLKREVRIDLNSCDL, from the coding sequence ATGCTGAATTATAATAGGGGTACAGGGGAGTATAAGAATTGGATTGTGGAAGAAACAAGTTTTGATGACAGGTACCAGGGCAAATGTGAAAGTATCATGGCGCTGGGCAATGGCTACCTGGGCCTCAGGTCTGCCTTTGAAGAGCCTTACCTGGGACAAACCAGGAACTTGTTTATTGCCGGAACCTATAATAAATTTGACCGGCAGGAAGTGACAGAGCTTCCAAATGCGGCGGATATAACGGAAATGGTCATATCCATGAATGGGGAAGTGTTTTCCCTCAAAGATGGAAGAATACTTGAATACAGTCGGCAATTGAACCTGAAAACCGGAGAGCTCATAAGATTAGTCCTTTGGCAAAACAAAAGGGGGGAAGAATACAAAATACTTTTCAGGAGATTTGTATCCCTAGAGGACCGTCACCTAATCGGCATGAAGGTGGAGATAACCCCCATAAGCAAGGATGCTGACATATCCGTAAGAACCGGTATCAACGGGCGACAGACTAACTCCGGCGTTCAGCACTTTCATGATGGAGACAAAAGGGTGTACGACAACAAGTACATTCAGCTCCTTCAAAAGACAACGGAAACAAAAATTGATTTTGTCTTTAATAGCACAGTGAATTTCTATCTCAATGACAAGGTTCTAAACTGCAAGCTGACCTATTCCTTGCAGCGAAGAAGCTTATACTGCAGCTCCATGGTCACCGTGGCGAAGGGGGAAACCCTTACTGTGGAGAAGGTCAACAACATCTTCACAAGCTTGGACAACGACCTTAATATATACAACAATCTTGATATTTACAAGGATATTGATATACACAAGGACCTTACCGCAGACAAGGATTTAGAAAAACTAAAAAAGTTGTCTCTGGACCACCTAGTGAAAAACAGTGGTCTAAGATACGATGACCTCTTTGAAAACAGCAGAAACAAGTGGGCGGAATATTGGGAGAAGGCTACGGTGGAAATCCAAACTGACAATGACTTTGATGTGTTGGCTCTGAGGTTTGCCCAGTATCACCTGCTTATCATGACCCCTTTCCACGATGAGAGGTTTAGCGTGGGAGCTAAAGCTCTCACTGGTGAAGGTTATAAGGGGCATGTATTTTGGGATACGGAAATATTTATCCTGCCTTACTTCCAATATACCTTTCCGGATATAGCTAAGAAGCTCTTGAAGTACAGGTATATCACCATAGAAGGGGCTAGGAACAAGGCAAAGAAATTTGGATATAGGGGGGCTATGTATCCCTGGGAAACTGCTTTTACCGGCGAGGAAGAGACTCCGGAATGGGCTGCCATAAATATTATGACCGGCAAGGCTACCAAGGTGTGGTCCGGCATAAAGGAACACCACATTACCGCAGATATTGCCTATGCAGTTTGGAACTACTACCTCAGCACCAAGGATGAGGATTTTATGGATCTTTACGGCTGCAAAATAATCTTTGAGTGCGCTGAGTTTTGGTACAGTAGGCTCTGGTGGAACCTAGAGAAAAATAGATATGAGATCAAGGACGTCATAGGGCCTGACGAATATACTGAGCACATTAACAACAATGCCTATACAAATTACTTGGCCCATTTCACCATAGAAACTTCCATAGACCTGTACGACATGGCCGTAAGCAAGGGATGGAGTCATATTGGCGATTTGGATGAAAAACTCAATTTAAAAGAAAGAATAGACAATTACAAGGCTGCCTTGGACAGCATTTATCTGCCAAAGCCAAATGATGACCATATAATTCCTCAGGATGACACTTTTTTGACCAAACCCTGCATTGACTTGACCAAGTATAAAAATTCTGATGAAAAGCAGACTATCCTGAAGGATTACACCAGGGACGCGGTTGTAAATATGCAGATTCTGAAGCAGGCAGACGTGGTAATGCTCCTGTATTTGCTCAGAGCTTACTTTGATGAGAGGGTGAAAAGAGGTAACTGGCAGTACTATGAGGAAAGGACTATCCACGATTCCTCTTTGAGTGCTGCAGTCCACAGCATTGTGGCCAGTGATTTCGGCGATACTGAGTCAGCCTACAGGTTCTTTAAAAAGGCTGCGGAAATAGACCTTGGACAAAATATGATATCTTCCAATGAAGGAATTCATGCTGCCTCCATGGGTGGAATTTGGCTGGCTGTTATTATGGGCTTTGGAGGAATTACTAATGATGATGGGGTACTCAGCATCAATCCTAAGCTGCCTAAGGCTTGGATAAAACTTTCTTTTGCCCTGTATTGGATGGGGGAAAGAATAAATATAAGTATTGATGGACAAGAGATTAGGGTGGCTAAGGAATCGGAAAGCATTATTAATATCACGATAAAGGGAAATATATATTTATTGAAAAGGGAAGTTAGAATAGATTTAAACAGCTGTGATTTATAG
- a CDS encoding Gfo/Idh/MocA family protein encodes MKKLRVGIIGAGQIVEVTHMPNYMKNSDVVETLSIIDVNLDRAKYMAEKFNIPHYFSSYEEMFKHVELDAVSVCTPNKFHAEAVIAALNNGCHVLCEKPPAISKSEAERMTEAAKKNNKILTYNFHFRQSEEVQAIKRFIDAGEFGEVYSVKVQALRRRGIPGWGVFTNKDIQGGGPLIDIGVHMLDTALYLMGYPEVDYVSAVTYDKIGKKGGVGLMGGWDPKKFTVEDSAFGFIRFKNGASMILETAFALNMKDRSLMNVNLFGEKAGATVFPPVIYTEKHGSLIDMELPFLAEVDKHSRSIKSFIDACLGNEDLLCTADQGLIVQKIVDAFYESAETGQSVKL; translated from the coding sequence ATGAAAAAGTTAAGAGTAGGCATAATTGGCGCTGGACAGATAGTTGAAGTGACTCATATGCCAAACTATATGAAGAATTCAGATGTTGTAGAAACGCTTTCAATCATTGATGTAAATTTGGACAGAGCAAAGTATATGGCTGAAAAGTTCAACATACCACACTACTTTTCGAGTTATGAGGAAATGTTTAAGCATGTGGAATTAGATGCAGTTAGTGTGTGCACTCCCAATAAGTTTCATGCGGAGGCGGTTATTGCTGCCCTAAACAATGGATGCCATGTGTTGTGTGAAAAGCCGCCGGCCATTTCAAAGTCCGAGGCGGAGAGGATGACGGAGGCTGCTAAGAAAAATAATAAGATATTGACTTATAATTTTCATTTCAGGCAAAGTGAAGAGGTCCAGGCTATCAAGAGGTTTATAGACGCCGGAGAATTCGGTGAAGTTTACTCTGTTAAGGTTCAAGCCCTGCGAAGAAGGGGGATTCCAGGTTGGGGAGTCTTTACCAACAAGGACATACAGGGTGGGGGACCCCTTATAGACATTGGAGTCCACATGCTGGATACGGCCTTGTACCTCATGGGCTATCCGGAGGTAGATTATGTATCCGCCGTTACCTATGACAAGATTGGGAAAAAGGGTGGAGTAGGCCTCATGGGAGGTTGGGACCCCAAAAAGTTCACCGTAGAAGATTCTGCCTTTGGCTTTATACGCTTTAAAAATGGGGCTTCAATGATATTGGAGACAGCCTTTGCCCTAAATATGAAGGACAGGTCTCTCATGAATGTGAACCTGTTTGGGGAAAAGGCCGGGGCCACAGTTTTCCCACCGGTAATTTACACAGAAAAACATGGAAGTCTTATAGATATGGAACTGCCATTTTTGGCTGAGGTGGATAAGCACAGCAGAAGCATAAAAAGCTTTATTGATGCCTGTCTGGGCAATGAGGATCTGCTCTGTACTGCTGACCAAGGTTTAATTGTTCAAAAGATTGTAGATGCCTTTTATGAGTCTGCCGAGACTGGCCAATCTGTAAAACTGTAA
- a CDS encoding DUF2922 domain-containing protein, translating to MEYSVQMTFVNEVGDKVNLTLGNLRPDVTQAEVSALMDAILAQNIFFSPGGDYKTKYSAQLVQRQVTKWDLV from the coding sequence ATGGAGTATTCAGTTCAAATGACCTTTGTTAATGAAGTTGGAGACAAAGTTAACCTAACTCTTGGCAACCTCAGACCGGACGTTACACAGGCTGAAGTTAGCGCCCTTATGGATGCTATTTTAGCTCAGAACATATTCTTCTCCCCCGGCGGCGATTACAAAACTAAATATTCAGCACAGCTTGTACAAAGACAGGTTACTAAGTGGGATTTAGTATAA
- a CDS encoding alpha-galactosidase produces MPIMFNDETKTFHLQAGDSSYIFQIYRDGYLAHLYWGQKIRSNHLSRFIPYGRKPQAPTPDDPDETFSLDTLLQEYAAYGNSDFRSPAYQVQLENGSTITDLRYKSHRILKGKRVLEGLPGTYVERDEEAESLEIVLWDELCGLEVVLTYTVFEKYNAISREVKLINKGTEKLKVLRALSANVDFYNSDYDFIHLSGAWGRERHLERRSLKSGIQAIESRRGASSHQQNPFAALVSKNADEEHGEVFAFSLVYSGNFIAQAEVDQFKTTRFSMGINPFDFSWLLEPSQTFQTPEIIMVYSNHGLGEMSRTFHKLYRNNLCRGKYKLQARPILINNWEATYFDFTAEKLEDIATVASELGLELFVLDDGWFGKRNSDDSSLGDWYLNREKLPAGLDDLAERINKLGLKFGLWFEPEMISENSDLYRAHPDWCIYVPDRRRTKSRHQLVLDLTNAKVRDYIVDAVCKVLGSAPISYVKWDMNRNITEAGSAYLPAERQRETAHRYILGLYDIMNRITAAFPDILFESCSGGGGRFDPGILYYMPQTWTSDDTDAVERLFIQYGTSMVYPAITMGAHVSAVPNHQVDRVTRLDMRGHVAMAGNLGYELDLTKFTPEEVEAVKKQVAEYKEIRELVQFGDFYRLRSPFEGNDTAWMFVSEDKREAVVFYYRIMAKPNPPLTSILRLRGLDENRDYEVMGSGMVYGGDELIYAGIAVPTLKGDYASVYWRLRAK; encoded by the coding sequence ATGCCAATAATGTTTAATGATGAAACTAAGACCTTTCATTTACAAGCCGGTGACAGCAGTTATATTTTTCAAATCTACCGGGATGGATACTTGGCCCACTTATATTGGGGACAGAAGATAAGAAGTAACCACTTGTCAAGATTTATTCCCTATGGTAGAAAGCCACAAGCCCCAACCCCTGACGATCCGGACGAAACCTTTTCCCTGGATACCCTCCTGCAGGAGTATGCTGCCTACGGTAACAGCGACTTTAGAAGTCCTGCCTACCAAGTGCAGCTGGAAAATGGGTCTACCATAACAGATCTAAGATATAAAAGTCATAGGATTCTTAAGGGAAAGAGGGTCTTGGAAGGCCTGCCAGGCACCTATGTTGAAAGGGATGAAGAGGCTGAAAGCCTGGAAATCGTGCTTTGGGATGAGCTTTGTGGCTTGGAAGTTGTCCTTACCTATACGGTTTTTGAAAAGTACAATGCCATATCCAGGGAGGTAAAGCTTATAAACAAGGGAACAGAAAAGCTTAAGGTTTTAAGAGCCTTGAGTGCCAATGTGGACTTTTATAACTCCGACTATGATTTTATCCATCTTTCCGGGGCCTGGGGCAGGGAGCGCCATCTAGAAAGAAGGTCCTTGAAGTCTGGTATCCAGGCCATAGAAAGCAGGAGAGGGGCCAGCAGCCATCAGCAAAATCCCTTTGCTGCCTTGGTAAGTAAAAATGCGGATGAAGAACATGGGGAAGTGTTTGCCTTCAGCCTGGTATACAGCGGTAACTTCATAGCCCAGGCGGAGGTTGACCAATTTAAGACCACCAGATTTTCCATGGGTATAAATCCCTTTGACTTTTCCTGGCTTTTAGAGCCTTCCCAGACATTCCAAACACCTGAAATCATAATGGTGTATTCCAATCATGGCCTCGGAGAGATGTCCAGAACCTTTCATAAGCTCTACAGAAATAACCTGTGCAGGGGTAAGTACAAGTTACAAGCAAGGCCTATACTCATAAACAACTGGGAGGCCACTTACTTTGATTTTACTGCGGAAAAGTTGGAGGATATAGCAACGGTAGCCTCAGAATTGGGCCTGGAGCTCTTTGTGCTGGATGATGGATGGTTTGGAAAGCGAAACAGTGACGACAGTTCATTAGGTGACTGGTATTTAAATAGGGAAAAGCTGCCGGCAGGCCTGGATGATTTGGCTGAGAGAATAAATAAGCTGGGCCTTAAGTTCGGCCTGTGGTTTGAGCCGGAAATGATATCCGAAAACAGCGACCTATACCGGGCTCATCCTGACTGGTGCATCTATGTTCCGGACCGGAGAAGAACCAAGTCCAGACATCAGCTGGTTTTGGATTTAACCAATGCTAAGGTGCGAGACTACATTGTGGATGCAGTTTGCAAGGTGTTGGGAAGTGCGCCTATAAGCTATGTGAAATGGGACATGAACAGAAACATAACCGAGGCGGGATCAGCATATTTGCCGGCAGAAAGGCAAAGGGAAACTGCACACAGGTATATACTTGGCCTATATGACATTATGAACAGGATTACTGCTGCTTTCCCGGATATACTCTTTGAGAGCTGTTCCGGCGGAGGGGGAAGGTTTGATCCCGGCATACTCTACTATATGCCTCAGACCTGGACCAGTGATGATACTGATGCTGTAGAAAGATTGTTTATTCAATACGGCACCAGTATGGTGTATCCGGCCATAACCATGGGGGCCCATGTGTCTGCTGTGCCCAACCATCAGGTGGATAGGGTTACAAGATTAGACATGAGAGGCCATGTGGCCATGGCAGGAAACTTGGGCTATGAGCTTGACTTAACTAAGTTTACTCCTGAGGAAGTGGAAGCGGTTAAGAAACAGGTGGCTGAATACAAGGAAATAAGGGAACTGGTACAGTTTGGAGATTTTTACAGGCTTAGAAGTCCCTTTGAAGGCAACGACACTGCCTGGATGTTTGTATCTGAGGATAAGAGAGAGGCTGTGGTGTTTTACTACAGGATCATGGCCAAACCAAACCCGCCATTGACCTCCATCCTTAGGCTGAGAGGCTTGGATGAGAATAGGGACTACGAAGTTATGGGTTCGGGCATGGTTTACGGAGGAGATGAACTGATTTATGCCGGCATAGCCGTACCTACTTTAAAGGGTGACTATGCAAGTGTGTACTGGAGACTTAGGGCTAAATAA
- a CDS encoding anti sigma factor C-terminal domain-containing protein yields the protein MEFLNIQSAHADNTVIDSGNKEMLDYIKELNPLSYVSVYVMLQEDIRVKDLDELRENYDDKLTFKWAAVLTVPKGTRGEYLTGFNPNPYDGTAALDSVDKDKYPYLQLAHYKRDKIDEGTFDGSFEEGYTKHFMSLLKYVNDRQKAVQPWITVKLNRSTIGRHLTMLKVTE from the coding sequence ATGGAGTTTTTGAATATACAATCAGCACATGCCGATAATACCGTTATAGATTCCGGAAATAAAGAAATGCTTGATTATATCAAGGAATTAAATCCCCTTTCCTATGTGTCTGTCTACGTAATGCTTCAAGAGGATATAAGGGTGAAGGATCTGGATGAACTGAGAGAAAACTATGATGATAAGCTGACCTTTAAGTGGGCTGCAGTGCTCACTGTGCCAAAAGGTACAAGAGGGGAGTATTTGACAGGCTTTAATCCCAATCCCTATGATGGAACTGCTGCTTTAGACAGTGTAGATAAGGATAAATATCCATATTTGCAGCTAGCGCACTATAAGCGGGACAAAATTGATGAGGGGACCTTTGATGGCTCCTTTGAGGAAGGCTATACCAAGCATTTTATGTCCCTCCTAAAATATGTGAATGATAGGCAAAAGGCAGTGCAGCCTTGGATAACAGTGAAATTAAATCGGAGTACTATAGGAAGGCACTTAACTATGTTGAAAGTAACGGAATAA
- a CDS encoding DUF1659 domain-containing protein: MAVLTTKDSTKLGLILVTGVNEKGDEVKKTLNLSKIKVTAADENLFAVAKAIEPLLKRPIASIEKNDVYTLANA, encoded by the coding sequence ATGGCAGTATTAACCACTAAGGATTCCACGAAGCTTGGCTTAATATTGGTTACCGGGGTTAATGAAAAAGGTGACGAAGTTAAAAAGACTCTGAACCTTTCAAAAATCAAAGTAACTGCTGCAGATGAGAACCTATTTGCAGTAGCAAAAGCTATCGAGCCACTTTTAAAGCGTCCGATAGCTTCCATCGAGAAGAACGATGTCTACACCTTGGCCAATGCTTAA
- a CDS encoding ABC transporter substrate-binding protein, whose protein sequence is MKKKFLALTLTTLFAVTAALTGCGSKETPKTGDNTETPKTETKTLKITYSGTPQPHEKEYIINTFVKNFEEKYNAKVDVDFVSQEDAIKKISTEQASSTIVSDILFVDTANMAPYINGGWVEDITDVVNKSGVTVTNMFDNSTTKNGKRYFVPVTFDVYITIANKKALKYLPDGLTEEDVVNGITWEQYAAWANAIAAGEGVGKTMMPANMTGSQLLYPMAGLGMAYGASFPEFNSEGFKSAMNIIAEMAKGNAFYPEQDQYTAPTDPLKSGAVWLTFAHMGPVGVAYTASPNDYIVGAAPKGSKGAGSTAGAWTYGIQKGTQNKELAEKFIEYVLTPEVNYDLCTQFGGVLSPIKEVGDLLDSSDVIMRAGSNMLETTIVSGVPSTEYTDWNAVKLIYGDLFNKILTAKAVPDDAVFADLQSKLEALKKY, encoded by the coding sequence ATGAAAAAGAAGTTTTTGGCTTTAACTCTCACAACTTTATTTGCAGTTACTGCAGCCTTAACAGGATGCGGATCAAAAGAAACACCTAAAACAGGTGACAATACTGAGACTCCAAAAACCGAGACTAAGACCTTGAAGATTACTTACAGCGGAACACCTCAACCACACGAAAAAGAATATATCATAAACACTTTTGTTAAGAACTTTGAAGAAAAGTATAACGCTAAGGTAGATGTTGATTTCGTATCTCAAGAAGACGCTATTAAGAAGATCTCCACTGAACAGGCGAGTTCAACAATAGTATCCGATATCCTTTTCGTAGATACTGCAAACATGGCCCCATATATAAATGGCGGTTGGGTCGAAGATATCACTGATGTTGTAAACAAAAGCGGTGTAACAGTTACTAACATGTTTGATAACTCAACCACAAAAAATGGAAAGAGATACTTTGTACCTGTAACTTTCGACGTATACATCACCATTGCAAATAAGAAGGCTCTTAAGTACCTACCAGATGGACTTACAGAAGAAGATGTTGTAAACGGAATTACATGGGAGCAATATGCAGCTTGGGCTAATGCTATAGCAGCAGGAGAAGGCGTTGGTAAGACAATGATGCCTGCTAACATGACAGGTTCTCAGTTACTATATCCAATGGCTGGATTAGGAATGGCTTATGGTGCAAGCTTCCCGGAATTCAATTCAGAAGGCTTTAAGTCAGCTATGAACATAATAGCTGAAATGGCTAAGGGTAATGCCTTCTATCCAGAACAAGATCAGTATACAGCTCCAACAGATCCTTTAAAGAGCGGAGCAGTTTGGTTAACCTTTGCTCATATGGGACCGGTTGGTGTAGCTTACACAGCTTCTCCAAATGACTACATTGTAGGCGCTGCTCCTAAGGGAAGTAAGGGTGCAGGTTCAACAGCAGGTGCTTGGACATACGGTATACAAAAGGGAACTCAGAATAAAGAATTGGCAGAAAAGTTTATAGAATATGTTTTAACTCCAGAAGTTAACTACGATCTTTGCACACAGTTTGGTGGCGTTCTAAGCCCAATCAAGGAAGTTGGAGATTTACTTGATTCCAGCGACGTTATCATGAGAGCCGGATCAAACATGCTTGAAACAACTATCGTATCCGGAGTACCATCAACTGAATACACTGACTGGAATGCAGTTAAGCTTATCTACGGTGACCTATTCAACAAAATATTGACAGCTAAAGCAGTTCCGGACGATGCAGTTTTTGCAGATTTACAGTCTAAACTGGAAGCATTAAAGAAATATTAA
- a CDS encoding carbohydrate ABC transporter permease: MSKIINQDEKAKASRSFISKKSIPYLLLMPAFIYYAVFWLAPVLSGMVEVFTDMNGNFTLTENFKLMFKAELFDKAVMNTAIFAAVSVVLQYFIALLLAVLLARKFRGSKLLMFVAMIPMAITPTAVAILWKTGLVKEGWINSILMFFNLIEEPIVFLNAEGLAAVFLIILIDTWTVTPSVMIILTAGLQGMQRELKEAAYTFGANKWQIFKDITLPILKPSIVTSIILRLIAAVQVWAIAVMVLGFNKTPFLVERIAFYVDVVPGVSTSEKLAFTLSFTTTVIVLIATLIYLRVANKKTSKGGNN, translated from the coding sequence TTGAGTAAGATTATAAACCAAGATGAAAAAGCAAAAGCCTCAAGAAGTTTCATAAGCAAGAAGTCCATACCCTATCTATTATTAATGCCTGCCTTTATCTATTATGCAGTATTCTGGCTTGCCCCTGTTCTTTCGGGAATGGTTGAAGTCTTTACAGATATGAATGGTAACTTTACCTTGACAGAAAACTTTAAGCTCATGTTTAAGGCTGAGCTCTTTGACAAGGCTGTTATGAATACAGCTATATTTGCTGCAGTTTCTGTAGTGTTGCAATATTTTATAGCCCTCTTGCTTGCAGTATTGTTAGCTCGTAAGTTTAGGGGTTCAAAACTTTTGATGTTTGTGGCCATGATACCAATGGCAATTACGCCTACTGCGGTAGCTATACTTTGGAAGACCGGTTTAGTAAAAGAAGGATGGATAAATTCTATTCTGATGTTCTTTAATTTGATTGAAGAACCTATTGTTTTTCTTAATGCAGAAGGGTTGGCGGCAGTATTTTTAATAATATTGATAGATACATGGACAGTTACACCTTCAGTTATGATCATTTTGACAGCAGGCTTGCAAGGTATGCAAAGAGAGCTTAAGGAAGCTGCCTATACCTTTGGGGCCAACAAGTGGCAAATATTTAAGGACATAACTTTGCCTATACTAAAGCCTTCAATTGTAACCTCCATAATTTTGAGATTGATAGCAGCAGTACAGGTTTGGGCTATTGCAGTTATGGTGCTGGGCTTTAACAAAACACCGTTCCTGGTAGAGAGAATTGCCTTCTATGTGGACGTAGTACCCGGTGTATCAACCAGTGAAAAGTTAGCCTTTACATTATCCTTTACAACAACAGTTATAGTACTTATTGCTACCTTAATCTATTTAAGAGTAGCTAACAAAAAAACAAGCAAAGGAGGGAATAATTAA
- a CDS encoding anti sigma factor C-terminal domain-containing protein, translated as MDNSEIKSEYYRKALNYVESNGINIYGVLVHGEARELLQFLNNKNIKTIEINGVLPSKYINLLSI; from the coding sequence TTGGATAACAGTGAAATTAAATCGGAGTACTATAGGAAGGCACTTAACTATGTTGAAAGTAACGGAATAAATATCTATGGAGTCTTGGTTCATGGAGAGGCCAGAGAACTTTTACAATTTCTAAATAATAAAAATATAAAAACCATAGAAATAAATGGGGTGCTTCCTTCTAAGTATATAAACCTTCTAAGTATATAA